The Rattus rattus isolate New Zealand chromosome X, Rrattus_CSIRO_v1, whole genome shotgun sequence genome has a window encoding:
- the Trex2 gene encoding three prime repair exonuclease 2, whose protein sequence is MSEPLRAETFVFLDLEATGLPNMDPEIAEISLFAVHRSSLENPERDDSGSLVLPRVLDKLTLCMCPERPFTAKASEITGLSSEGLMNCRKAAFNDAVVRTLQGFLSRQEGPICLVAHNGFDYDFPLLCTELQRLGAHLPRDTVCLDTLPALRGLDRVHSHGTRAQGRKSYSLASLFHRYFQAEPSAAHSAEGDVNTLLLIFLHRAPELLAWADEQARSWVHIEPMYVPPDGPSLEA, encoded by the coding sequence ATGTCTGAGCCACTGCGGGCTGAGACTTTTGTGTTCCTGGACCTGGAAGCCACTGGGCTCCCTAACATGGATCCTGAGATTGCAGAGATATCCCTTTTTGCTGTTCACCGATCTTCCTTGGAGAACCCAGAACGGGATGATTCTGGTTCCTTGGTGCTGCCCCGTGTTCTGGACAAGCTCACATTGTGCATGTGCCCAGAGCGCCCCTTTACTGCCAAGGCCAGTGAGATTACTGGTTTGAGCAGTGAAGGCCTGATGAACTGCCGGAAGGCTGCTTTCAATGACGCTGTGGTGAGGACACTGCAGGGCTTCCTGAGCCGCCAGGAGGGCCCCATCTGCCTTGTGGCCCACAATGGATTCGATTATGACTTCCCACTATTATGCACGGAGCTACAACGTCTGGGTGCCCATCTGCCTCGAGACACTGTTTGCCTGGACACACTGCCTGCATTGCGGGGCCTGGACCGTGTGCATAGCCATGGCACCAGGGCTCAAGGCCGCAAAAGCTACAGCCTGGCCAGTCTCTTCCACCGCTACTTCCAGGCTGAGCCCAGTGCTGCCCATTCAGCAGAGGGTGATGTGAACACCCTGCTTCTGATCTTCCTACACCGTGCTCCTGAGCTGCTTGCCTGGGCAGATGAGCAGGCCCGCAGCTGGGTGCATATTGAGCCCATGTATGTGCCACCTGATGGACCAAGCCTCGAGGCCTGA